TAAATGACAAATTGGGTGTTCCAATAGTATAGTAAATAATGAAATTTTAATATTGAATATCAAGATCGTTAAGGGTTCTTTTTTACTGCATAATTCTGCACCGCGAATTCGTACTGGCTGATGAATATGTTTTTCATCGGCATAATAGAATTTAATTCATAAAAAACAAGTGTCGCTTCACGGTATTCATCTTCATCAACGCTTCTGTAGGAAGGCGGTGTACATGAATTCGCGAGTAGCAAAGCATTTGCCATGAGACGACCCGTACGCTTATTGCCATCATGAAACGGCTGAATATAACTTATCCCGAGGAGGGCTATCAAGCCTCGGGCATAGGGTGTTTGCATGTACGATGCTGCCCTTATAAGACTTTCTATGGCATCGTTGATTTGATGAGCATTATCAAGTGGACGGTATCGTGATCCTGTGATACCAACTGCATGGGTCCGCACCCCAGCGTCGACATCCAGATCCTTCACAAGAAGTGCGTGCAGCTCCTCCAGATTCGTTCGTGTCAATGTTTTGAAGTGCGTGGGATTATTCCAAATAAAAAGAAAGGCATCCTTATGATTAAGGATCATATGAGCCTCTTGTTTGTTGTGACCTGGCGCTTCTTTATTTTCCAAGAGCAACTTCTCTGTATCAAGGAGCGTATAGGTATTACCCTCAATTTTAGAAGATTTCCACGAGAGTTCAACGATAAGTCGCTCGAGTTCTTTTTTTTGGAGAGTTTGCGGCAGTCCAATGATCCCTTTGCCATATTCGGCACTTACCGCCTCAAGCCTCTGAAGTTCTTCATTCGTGAAAATGTCAGATGGCATGGAATGGAAGAGATCAAAATTATAGCCGCTCAATCCATACCGCTTATCAGGGTCAAGCGCAATATATTGGCGAGCATCAATCTCGGAAAAAAGGCGAGCAGGAGACATGATCGCATACTGCGTAGAGCGCCCGGCACCAGTTACCTTAAGAAGCCCGGTCTCTGCCATTTCGGATACCATTCTTTTGACAGTAACTAAAGAAATATCATGTCCGTTTTTTTTAAGTTCATTATGGATATCAGAAGAACTCATCCGCTCATTTCGGAGAAAAATATTGATAACTTCCTGGTATTTTTTTGCTATTTTTTCCATATTCGTATCATTTATATAAGTTAATCGTATCATATTGATACGATTAGTGCAAGTACGTGTGTATTGCTTATCCTTTCTTTTCGGAATAAAAAAAGCCCCGCGAGCTGCCTATCTGAACACTTACGATATTTGGTCGGGTTCAGGTATTTGGCGGCTTTTGGGGCCAGGGGATGGGGGGAGATGGCGCGGCTCTGCCGGCGTCATAATCGCATGGTATGTCTCCTTTCCCTTGAGATTTTTGGGCTGGGTGCCTATGCTCTTTTGCTGTTCAGTGACAGCGCAATTACACAGACTCCCAGCCACTAACGATAACGACCCTTACCGTCGGTGAACCAATTAAACTGGACTGCGGCGGAAGCTTCAATTCGGAGATATCGGTTTTTACGCCAACACTCTAGTTTCCATTTCCAGCAGCCACTGATCCTTGGGGACGAACGGTAGGTATCTTCACGTGAAAGCAAGTATAGCACAAAAACCCTATTTTGTCAATGGTTTCCTTTACACATCGTATGGTTATAAGAAAAAAGGCTTTTCATATTGATGAAAATGTGGTATTCTGTGCCATACTATGCGTCTGACTATTCTTGGTATTGAATCCTCTGCGGATGAAACAGCAGGCTCTCTTATTCGTTTTGAAAAGGGCAGCTTTCGGGTTCTTTCAAATGTAGTTGCCTCCCAGGTGGCTATTCATGCTCAGTATGGTGGCGTTGTTCCGGAAGTTGCCGCGCGCAACCACATTGCGGCAGTAATGCCTGTTATCAAGGAAGCTGTTGGGAAAAAGATTCCTGATGTAATAGCAGTGACGGCAGGCCCCGGTCTCATTACGTCCCTTCTTGTAGGAGTCCATACTGCGAAAGCCCTTTCGTATTTGTGGGGCGTGCCCCTGGTTGGCGTTAATCATATCGAGGGACACTTGTATGCAAATTTTTTAAAACCGGAACTATGGCAAAAGCGTGCACAAAAAATATTCCCTGCCGTTGTTCTTATTGTTTCAGGCGGGCATACCGAGCTTATTTCTATGAAGGGGCATGGGAAGTATGCATTACTTGGAGCAACGAGAGATGATGCTGCCGGGGAATGTTACGACAAGGCTGCTTCGCTTCTGGGTTTGCAGTATCCGGGCGGTCCTGCCATTGACCAACTTTCTTCTGAGGGCGATCCTTCGCGTTTTTCCCTGCCGCGTCCCATGATTGAGAATGGTAATTATGAATTCAGTTTTAGCGGACTCAAGACAGCAGTACTTTATTTGACCGAAAAACTCAAAAAAGAAAAAAAGTTTAATCGACAGGCGCGCGCTGATGTGGCCGCATCGTTTCAACAAGCAGTAATTGATGTACTTGTTGCCAAAACAATCGCGGCTGCGCGCAAAACATCGGCGAAGACGATTTTGTTGGGTGGTGGTGTTGTGGCAAATGCGCACTTGCGCTCTCGCATGCAGGACGCGGTACATTCATCGCTTCCAAAAACTACTTTTTCATACCCTGACTTAAAGTATTGTACGGATAATGCCGCAATGATTGCAATGGCTGGATATTTTCATGCAAGAAAAAAGGAGTACACGGCATGGAGCACACTTGATGCGATGCCCCAATGGGAGCTGATTCGCTAATGCTATGGACAAGAGAACCATTATCTTGCGAGCAGGAAAAAAAGTGATTACACATACTGCTGTCACGCTTAAGCAAATCGCCCGCATAGTTCACGAGATAGCTATTCATCTTCATGGAGGAGATGTTATCGCTTTGCAGGGGGAGTTGGGAGCCGGAAAAACAACATTTACACAACTCCTTGCACAAGAGCTTGGCGTGCGCGAGCGAGTTGCGAGCCCCACGTTTGTTATAATGAAAATCTATTCAGTGCGAAACAGGGAAGCTCGGATGGGTGGCATACGACATCTCTGTCATATTGATGCATACCGACTCACTTCCTCTGCCGAGCTTTATGCGATAGCCGCCGATGAATATATTGGACGGCATGATGGTATTACTGTTATTGAATGGGCAGAGCGTGTGAAAAAGCTTATTCCTCCAAAAGCTATTTGGATTGACATACAGCATATCGATGATTAGGTTTTCTCTCCCAAGGGATTGCTGGAGGCGTGCTCCTGTGCTAGGTTGAACTATATTCTATGTACGACGAAATACCCAATCTTTCCCTGCCAGAAGAACAGGGTTCTGATGAAGCGCATTTTGACATGCAGCTTCGTCCCTGTTCGCTTGACGAATACATTGGCCAGGAACAAATCAAAGAAAGCCTCGGTGTATTTTTGCAGGCGGCGAAGCAGCGCGGCGAGCCACTTGAACATGTGCTTCTTTCCGGACCTCCGGGATTGGGGAAGACAACATTGGCGCACATCATCGCTAAAGAAATGGAAGCTGGTATTCGCGTGACATCGGGTCCGGCGCTTGAGAGGACGGGTGATTTGGCCGCTATTCTTACCAATCTGTCCGATGGAGATATTTTGTTCATTGACGAAATTCATCGCTTACCCAAAACCATTGCCGAGAGCTTGTATCCTGCAATGGAAGATTTTGCATTTGATATTATTTTAGGTAAAGGCCCTGCGGCGCGCACTGTGCGGTTGAATGTTCCGCGATTCACGCTTGTGGGAGCAACCACGCGCGTGAGTATGCTGTCTGCGCCATTACGTGACCGGTTTGGTAATGCGCTCCATCTGAATTTTTATACGATGCAGGAAATTAAAAAAATACTCATTCGTTCCGCGCAGATTTTAGACATAGCCCTTGATGATGAAGGCGCAGACATGACCGCATCTCGCGCGCGCGGGATTCCCCGTGTTGCAAATCGCCTTCTCAAGCGCGTACGCGATTATGCGCAAGTGAAAGGAAACGGCACTATTGATGCAGCCATCTCGAGACATGCGCTCGAATCGCTCGGCATAGACCATTGCGGACTTGATGCGCTTGACCGAAAGAT
The window above is part of the Patescibacteria group bacterium genome. Proteins encoded here:
- the tsaE gene encoding tRNA (adenosine(37)-N6)-threonylcarbamoyltransferase complex ATPase subunit type 1 TsaE, encoding MDKRTIILRAGKKVITHTAVTLKQIARIVHEIAIHLHGGDVIALQGELGAGKTTFTQLLAQELGVRERVASPTFVIMKIYSVRNREARMGGIRHLCHIDAYRLTSSAELYAIAADEYIGRHDGITVIEWAERVKKLIPPKAIWIDIQHIDD
- the tsaD gene encoding tRNA (adenosine(37)-N6)-threonylcarbamoyltransferase complex transferase subunit TsaD, whose amino-acid sequence is MRLTILGIESSADETAGSLIRFEKGSFRVLSNVVASQVAIHAQYGGVVPEVAARNHIAAVMPVIKEAVGKKIPDVIAVTAGPGLITSLLVGVHTAKALSYLWGVPLVGVNHIEGHLYANFLKPELWQKRAQKIFPAVVLIVSGGHTELISMKGHGKYALLGATRDDAAGECYDKAASLLGLQYPGGPAIDQLSSEGDPSRFSLPRPMIENGNYEFSFSGLKTAVLYLTEKLKKEKKFNRQARADVAASFQQAVIDVLVAKTIAAARKTSAKTILLGGGVVANAHLRSRMQDAVHSSLPKTTFSYPDLKYCTDNAAMIAMAGYFHARKKEYTAWSTLDAMPQWELIR
- the ruvB gene encoding Holliday junction branch migration DNA helicase RuvB — protein: MYDEIPNLSLPEEQGSDEAHFDMQLRPCSLDEYIGQEQIKESLGVFLQAAKQRGEPLEHVLLSGPPGLGKTTLAHIIAKEMEAGIRVTSGPALERTGDLAAILTNLSDGDILFIDEIHRLPKTIAESLYPAMEDFAFDIILGKGPAARTVRLNVPRFTLVGATTRVSMLSAPLRDRFGNALHLNFYTMQEIKKILIRSAQILDIALDDEGADMTASRARGIPRVANRLLKRVRDYAQVKGNGTIDAAISRHALESLGIDHCGLDALDRKILVTIIEKFGGGPVGLNTIAASLSEEMETIEDVYEPFLMQLGLLQRTSRGRLATDAAYEHLGIGRGASSQNRLL
- a CDS encoding Fic family protein, which encodes MEKIAKKYQEVINIFLRNERMSSSDIHNELKKNGHDISLVTVKRMVSEMAETGLLKVTGAGRSTQYAIMSPARLFSEIDARQYIALDPDKRYGLSGYNFDLFHSMPSDIFTNEELQRLEAVSAEYGKGIIGLPQTLQKKELERLIVELSWKSSKIEGNTYTLLDTEKLLLENKEAPGHNKQEAHMILNHKDAFLFIWNNPTHFKTLTRTNLEELHALLVKDLDVDAGVRTHAVGITGSRYRPLDNAHQINDAIESLIRAASYMQTPYARGLIALLGISYIQPFHDGNKRTGRLMANALLLANSCTPPSYRSVDEDEYREATLVFYELNSIMPMKNIFISQYEFAVQNYAVKKNP